A window of Trichoderma atroviride chromosome 3, complete sequence contains these coding sequences:
- a CDS encoding uncharacterized protein (BUSCO:EOG092D3NFG), whose amino-acid sequence MATEVKPLFRAVSTSPRPLYQLLRCIDFAQRVHVQITEDGIRFAADNSRVMQGVAFLDKALFSAYTVNLPPSEDGETPDYPNFQIPLSTFLEVLQIFGSVDVAARAQKADQDPYRSNIRNYRPNAFSNHTLGIAGTCTLLYAEEGDPFKIILEESGTKTTAGLTTYLPEMPEDIPFDRNDLTFKIIMSSRTLFDCIAEIIPAGPVKLTITATKTSPFLTLSCAGDIGSSSVDFARGKDLLETFSINDRWSQAYKFDFIRHASEAMRIASKVSLRGDSQGVLSLQFMVDVEGGKRSFLDFRFVPFATHDDGEEDDVEIEEYD is encoded by the exons ATGGCCACCGAAGTGAAGCCTCTTTTTCGAGCCGTCTCGACGTCTCCGCGGCCGCTCTATCAGCTCCTTCGATGTATAGACTTTGCGCAAAGGGTCCACGTCCAAATTACTGAAGATGGGATCCGATTTGCGGCTGACAACTCACGGGTCATGCAAG GGGTTGCATTTTTAGACAAGGCTCTGTTTTCTGCATACACTGTGAATCTCCCGCCCTCGGAAGATGGCGAAACTCCTGATTATCCCAATTTCCAAATACCACTGTCGACATTTCTTGAAGTATTGCAAATCTTTGGATCAGTGGATGTGGCCGCTCGGGCTCAAAAGGCCGACCAAGATCCATACCGAAGCAACATTCGCAACTACAGGCCAAATGCGTTTAGCAACCACACCCTTGGCATAGCTGGGACTTGCACTTTGTTATATGCGGAAGAGGGTGACCCTTTCAAAATCATTCTTGAAGAGTCTGGCACCAAGACTACCGCAGGCTTGACGACCTATCTGCCTGAAATGCCAGAAGACATACCGTTTGATCGCAACGACCTGACGTTCAAAATCATCATGTCGTCTCGCACCTTGTTTGACTGCATCGCCGAAATCATACCCGCGGGACCGGTCAAGTTGACCATAACGGCCACTAAGACTTCACCGTTCTTGACCCTCTCCTGCGCAGGAGATATAGGCAGCTCTAGCGTGGATTTTGCACGAGGAAAGGATCTCCTCGAAACGTTTAGCATCAACGACCGCTGGTCACAAGCGTACAAGTTTGACTTTATCAGACATGCCAGCGAGGCTATGCGTATTGCAAGTAAAGTCAGTCTCCGAGGAGATAGCCAGGGCGTCCTGAGCCTACAGTTTATGGTTGATGtggaaggagggaaaaggagcTTTTTGGACTTTCGCTTTGTTCCGTTTGCCACgcatgatgacggcgaggaggacgatgTTGAGATAGAAGAGTATGATTGA
- a CDS encoding uncharacterized protein (EggNog:ENOG41~TransMembrane:2 (o27-46i53-78o)), whose product MDSSLHQVWQAAAGSPFLPVVGKESQFTIAFVLLTLSLAITGVFALNRSLVSVIALGVPASLAIAFGTVYMFCAVGVYV is encoded by the exons ATGGATTCCTCATTGCATCAAGTCtggcaagctgctgctggcagtcCATTCCTCCCTGTTGTTGGCAAGGAAAGCCAATTCACCATCgcctttgttcttctcaCGCTGAGCCTGGCAATTACCGGTGTCTTTGCACTAA ACCGTTCATTAGTCAGCGTCATTGCACTTGGCGTGCCAGCTTCTCTAGCAATTGC CTTTGGAACCGTTTATATGTTCTGTGCAGTCGGGGTTTACGTTTGA
- a CDS encoding uncharacterized protein (EggNog:ENOG41), with the protein MRGRPVEVLVYEYMFPKPKTFDPQDFQALLQRSLIPEVRQETHAFYGHLETAEAKYPGLDYTHPTHRIRLSRWSWHRRLFRAFDGLGLTHAEISALTKWEGTKWAKEKFEKEQGVFIRDTAADGLPDWTEPASRASAQQGRSVRIHTIDISSLDDDENMETEESDEELASVGVSLNQQLRAQAARREAGDTSAVLDEEWEQWLKNAIESGELAILTERMTEEMLGQSQSSNPMVASLLPDGMLHMARTGQWSEIPEFLQPLLRRTVANENSARNEPILTSATRSTLQSTTPGPLPPPWIRRTYSDLRLPTGDSTTSQSGTQT; encoded by the coding sequence ATGAGAGGCCGACCCGTTGAGGTGCTCGTATACGAGTACATGTTTCCCAAGCCCAAGACGTTCGATCCCCAAGACTTCCAAGCTCTGCTTCAGCGCAGCCTGATTCCCGAAGTTCGTCAGGAGACCCATGCCTTCTATGGCCATCTCGAGACGGCAGAAGCCAAGTATCCCGGCCTGGACTATACTCATCCGACTCACCGCATCCGACTCAGCCGCTGGTCATGGCATCGCCGACTTTTCAGAGCTTTCGACGGACTGGGCCTTACGCACGCCGAGATTTCTGCCCTCACAAAGTGGGAGGGAACCAAGTGGGCTAAAGAAAAGTTTGAGAAGGAACAGGGTGTCTTTATTAGAGACACCGCGGCCGATGGACTCCCAGACTGGACAGAGCCTGCCAGTCGGGCATCTGCTCAGCAAGGCCGATCTGTCAGAATACACACGATTGACATTTCGAGtttggacgacgacgaaaaTATGGAGACGGAAGAGAGCGACGAAGAACTTGCCAGCGTCGGCGTTTCGCTGAACCAGCAACTGCGCGCGCAGGCAGCCAGGCGCGAGGCTGGCGACACGTCTGCCGTCTTGGATGAAGAATGGGAGCAGTGGCTTAAGAATGCGATTgagagcggcgagctggCAATTCTCACGGAGAGGATGACTGAGGAGATGTTGGGCCAGTCTCAATCGTCCAACCCCATGGTCGCCAGCCTTTTGCCTGATGGCATGCTCCATATGGCTCGCACTGGCCAGTGGTCAGAGATTCCCGAGTTCCTCCAGCCTTTGCTTCGCCGCACAGTCGCCAATGAGAATTCTGCCCGCAATGAGCCCATTCTGACTTCGGCAACGCGATCCACGCTGCAGTCGACGACCCCTGGCCCTTTGCCACCACCCTGGATTCGACGCACCTATTCAGATCTCCGACTGCCAACGGGAGATTCTACCACTAGCCAGTCCGGCACTCAAACCTAA